In Cryptomeria japonica chromosome 5, Sugi_1.0, whole genome shotgun sequence, the genomic window tgtgtgtgttgctaccttgtgagtgggtcgtacacactgggggattagtcttgcttcggcaaggacacctccagattccacgatagtgaatataaaaaatatTGTCAAAAGATAATAATAGATATTTTACACTAACTACATCCTTAGTGGCTTAGATTCAATCTTAAGGAACATGAAGAGATTGTCCAAGGATAAGAAATTGGAAAATCTCAAGGTGTGGATTAAATGGATGAACATGTGTGAAGCATGGGTGCAAAAAATTACTAACTTGCTACAAATAAAGAACATAAGGTTCAATATATAAAAGTAAATGTAaggaatattaataaataatagataAAGTTGAAAAGACTAAACTTACACAAAAATATTATGGCTATATAATTATTTTAAGTGATTCCATCAAAATAACCCAAAAATAAAGAtacaattttcatcaaaataaatgacagattcgtgatctttttctttttcttttcttatataTTAATACAAAGCAAAGTGCAAAGAATAAACAGCAATGAAGCTGCAAGGATACACAATGCTTTACGTTTCCCAAGAATCCAGTCAAACATAACCTATACATATTCAtgatctttttatttttctttctgttaTATATTAATGCAAAACAAAGTACGAAGAATAAGCAGCAATGAAGCTGCAAGGACACACAATACTTTACTCTTCCCAAGAATCTAGTCAAACATAACCTATACACTTTTTGCACACACTTATTATCTATAATATTGTTTCAAAGTCTACAAACAAGCAGAGTCTAAGAATGAACGTACGAAAGAGTTTTAATGACATCCATGAGACCATCAGTCTATAAGATCAAGAGCAACGTCGTTAACAATTTTTAGGTTCTTTTCATTGTCAGCTCTTCTGTTGTGGATCTTGATCAAGAAGCCTGCGGTTTTGTGAAGTCTTACCTCTTTAAAAAGCTCATTTAGACTGATGAAGGTACAATCTTATTAGGAAAGGATTCGCCACTTTTCATTGCCAGCTTTTCTATTGTAGATCTTGATCAAGAAGCCCACAATTTTGACAAGTCTTGCCTCCTTAAAAAACTCATTTAGAATGATCAAGCTCAATATACAATCCTATTGGAAAAGGATAACATGGCTTCAATTCGCCACTGTTGTCTACCAGGAGCCTCAGCCACCACTATCACCACCCCTGCATATTGCCGGTCCTTCAATAAAGTGATTACAAAACATAGGGTAAGAAGTTCATCACTTCTCCACAGACATTTAAACTCCACCAAAAATAATTCTATACAAAAAATTGTATGCAGATTCccagtggagaaagaaaaagaggagggAGGTTTAAGATTTGAAAGGTATGAACCAGTGATAGGAATAGAAACCCATGTGCAGCTCTCAACGTTAACAAAAGCATTCTGTAGCTGCCCATCTCTGTATGGTTCACAACCAAATACAAATGTATGCCCAATTTGTACGGGACTTCCTGGTTCTCTGCCTGTTTTGAATGAAAAAGTGGTGGAGTATGCAGTCAAGTTGGGACTGGCATTGCATTGCCATGTGGGTCTTGAATCCAAGTTTGACAGGAAGCATTACTTCTATCCTGATCTTCCCAAAGGATACCAGATTTCACAATTTGATGTTCCTATTGCTACAAATGGGTTCGTTGATGTGGACATCCCTGTGGGTTTTGCTGGTGAGCATAGAAGATTTGGTGTGACTAGAGTGCATATGGAGGAGGATGCTGGGAAATTGATGTATGCTGGAAGTAGGCGGTTTTTTGGTTCTTCTTACACCAAGGTTCTGTTCTGTATCCTGTTTCCACTTTCTGGATTGAAAATGCAGTTACCCATTTAGAAAATCTTAATGTCATAGCATAGGGAGTGTTCTTTGCTGTCTTGCAAACTATAAAAGCCCATAGTCTCCCATAACATAGCATGACAAATTATATCAGCACTGCAAATAGGCGAAATCCAGAAGTTTCACATAACATATTATAGGAAATGATTACTCCTGCCCTGCCCATTGTAAATTAACAAATTCCAAATAATTTCCTGAAAATGAGCAATCCTACAAAATTAAAAAGGGATGATCGTCTTAGCTTAACTGATTGAAAAGGGAAGTATTAATGGTAGAGAATTTGTGTtcttaatgaaaaatcataaattcAAATTCTATGAAAGTAAGGTATATATGTTTACAGGAAGTATAGGATAGTCTTATATTATTATAAGTGATAGTCCCATATCTAGATCCATATGCAGATGGATATCTATAAAAACATTCTAACTAATTAATTATCTTAGGTTTGAATTCTGATTGAGGATGATTTTATGAtatgtataaaaatatattttatttaatatttgtaaatttataaataattttataaataaaataaaataatttaaaaaatagatattttcgaataaaataatgttaaaataaaaactaaaaaagtaaattaaataaataaatctaatgataaaagaaaaatattttaaataaataagaaattgaataaataaatgatctaaataaataaaatgtttttgaagtaaataaaacaacttttaagtaaattaaaataaaattttaataaaaataaaactagtAAAAGAATATCATTGTTAGGTGTCTATTCCATTTTTTATGAAGATAGATATGCtagtataaatatattatatatatctatTAGTCATGGAAATATATTAAAGTTATTTAATAAAGTTTTCTTAAAACAATCACGAAAGTGATTGACTACTATAATAATGAGGACACTTTTATTAAATtatcttaagtaaataaaataatttaatggtTGGTGTGTATGTGTGCCTGTAATTATTGCTTTCTTGATTCcttttttttatattgataaaaTGCAATAAAAAGTTAAGCTTTCTTCATTCTTATATCAACATAGTAATTGCTTCTTCAATTTTATGTACATCAATAGTTTTTCCTTTGATTCCATATATAATCGTAATGACTATTGCTTTGACTTCATGTATGACTATAGTTATTGCTCATTTGACTCAATTTATGTCTATAGTTGTGCTTGTTGCTATTTCTAGAAGATTTCAAATCACACCATGTGATCAATCATCTTTCACATCCatcatctttatattcttcatctCTTCCAAGAACGCCAGTaaaattatggattgtggaaaactatTATCTTTATGTCTATagttgttaactcatttgattttGTGTGGTCATAGTGATTCTTCGACTCATTGTATATTTGTAGCTATTGTTGTTTTAATGTGTTGTGAAATGCATCCATGATTGTTGCCTCTTGTGATGATGTGGGTGTTTATATGTCACTCCTTTAGTCTCTTTTGTTGTTTTTAACTCTTCAATATTATCAACCTTTTCTTTTGCCCATTCTTTTGGGTCTCGAATAGATGAAGTATTTCAGATTTCTTCACAAGTATCCTTATTCTTTCTAATGCTTtattttcaacaatttctttattttcttttttcaaatatatttagtTTCATCTTTATGTTTTACTTACACATTACTTTGTTCCTCATTGCGTATAATATTCTATAAGATTGTCTTCTTTTTTCATGCTTTACTTACACCTTACTTTGTTCCTCATTGTGCATAATATTATATAAGGTTGCCTTCTTTTTTTCTGTACCAAATATTCACAAACTTCTTTTGCACATTAATAATACCTATTCAAAAATGTCTAATCAAAGATATGAATGAACAATGTCCAAGCCATCCATAACTATAATAGAAAAATATGAATGCACAACATATTTATCGATAATAAACATAAAATTGTTAAGAAAATCTTAATTGTCttattattgattttttcataCAATCCTCAATATTCTTTGCTTGAATTAGTATTTGCTTATCGAGTCCATATTGATAAAACCATACATGTTGCTAGCATCTAAAGGCTAGAACTCTTAAATTCTTATCATCGGAGGCCAGACTTCTAGTTTTCAACTGAGAACTGGTTCTCATCATCTTAGATGTGAGACGGGTAGATGGGCAGTCCCTAAGGAAGAGTGGGATGAAAGAACTTGTCTTTTCTACAATTAAGAAGTGGTGGAAAACGAATGACACTTCATGCTTAAATGTGCAGAATAATTTGAAGGTGAGCAGTCTAAATGAACTATTTGAAGAGGCAAGGCCTCACAAAACCACGGGTTTTTTTTAATTAAGATCCACAATAGAAAAACCGACATTGAAAGGAACTTCAAAATTGTTTACAATAATACTCATGTTAGATACGCTTCTGGATTAGAACATGTGCAAGTTTTTTATATCTCAGCTTTCTATCATTTTAGTGATGAATCACAATATGATCAGAAACATTGATCATAAAAAACTTGCACACAATCGAATTCAAAAATAGCATCACAATACATATATTATAAAAATCTTACATGTTAATAATACTCCTCCTACCCTATGGACTAATAATTTTGTCGACGTCATTAAAACTTGCTCATTCGTTCCATTTTCGTCGCCCTTATCATCACCATCATGTTTTTATGATTGGCGAACCTGTAAAAAACCgaacataaaaataaaatggattgcaaaatatgaagattttgcTAGTTCGCACCTTAAAAATTGACAGAATTTGCAATTATATAGGTCACCTTTGGACGACTGCGATTTCCTCAATTCTGTTCAGAAATTTTATTGTGATCATTTTTAGAAAGGATTTGAAAAGTTCTTTGCGATGGTGCAGAAATCATCTGAATAAAAAAACCTGGCAACGTAAGCGGAGCTTCTGAAATTGATCTAATTTGCCCTAAGTTTGTAACAAAAAATTCCTCAAATTTTTAATTTCACGACATTTATCTCCTTCGATAGTACTCATAATCTTTATCGTGACCACTGTAAAGCTCCTGGTTAAGGAATCGcctaaataaaaaatatgaataagAAAAAAAAAGCTTTTAAAGTTGAATTTATGGAAAACATATTCTTGTTTGTAGCATACAATGTCATATAATGACGGTGTTGTAAGGTTAAGGCTCCcatttgctttgtaatcttatgGATTAttcttatgtttatgtttatgataCTTTTGGAAAATGTCCTTGAATACATATGGGTAAATAGAAATTTATATTTTCAaggaattttcttttcttttcttttttttttttttaactaatgtCTAACTCATCATATTCAATCGTATGCAAACCATGTGCATAGGGTAAGTCCAGGGCTCAAAACCAATGGGGAGTAGACCCACGACTCAAGCCAACTCCACTACTCATGTAGACTAATAAGTGTATAGAGTATTGGTTGTCATATGCATTCCAAGCAGAATGGATTTCAAAATGTATTGAGGCATGTTTAAGGGGGCAAACTTTGCAACAAATTAGGGCATTTCAAGGTGTGTGAGTAGGTCATTTCACAATGGGCATGTGGCTTGAAAGGGCATTTGAACAAAGAGCAACAAGCAAAGAAGGGAACAGTTATAGAGGAGAGCACTTTTGGAGGGTTTTTTTGGATTCCTTGTCGGACTTAGCAGAGCAGTGGGACCACATTCATCGTATCAACAAACACAGGTTGAACCTAGGGAGCTATTGTGACATAAATCGAGGGTTTGGTCTATTGTGAGGCCCACACAAAGATTGGAGATAGTGCACAACCAAAGACAAAGCAAGCTCAAGAGGGCCCTACATATCAAATCAAGAAGACACCGTGGATCCCACAAATGCTTCATGGGGGATTTTGAAAGTGCATAAAAAGGTAAGTCCTTA contains:
- the LOC131028006 gene encoding glutamyl-tRNA(Gln) amidotransferase subunit B, chloroplastic/mitochondrial-like produces the protein MASIRHCCLPGASATTITTPAYCRSFNKVITKHRVRSSSLLHRHLNSTKNNSIQKIVCRFPVEKEKEEGGLRFERYEPVIGIETHVQLSTLTKAFCSCPSLYGSQPNTNVCPICTGLPGSLPVLNEKVVEYAVKLGLALHCHVGLESKFDRKHYFYPDLPKGYQISQFDVPIATNGFVDVDIPVGFAGEHRRFGVTRVHMEEDAGKLMYAGSRRFFGSSYTKVLFCILFPLSGLKMQLPI